From the genome of Neomonachus schauinslandi chromosome 5, ASM220157v2, whole genome shotgun sequence, one region includes:
- the UCN3 gene encoding urocortin-3, with translation MLKPAHLLLLLLLVPGAPRPGLSQKSYGAKSFFSCISTALSEARRSRLGDASPLSKRGFPYLPSQDHSSGEDEEKEEEEEDKKKRTFPGSGGGGRAGSARYKFLPPAQPKGRLYPDKAKSDRRTKFTLSLDVPTNIMNILFNIAKAKNLQAKAAANALLMAQIGRKK, from the coding sequence ATGCTGAAGCCAGCCCACCtcctgctgttgctgctgctggtccCAGGGGCCCCCCGGCCAGGCCTCTCCCAGAAGTCCTACGGGGCCAAGTCCTTCTTCAGCTGTATTAGCACAGCCCTGTCGGAGGCCAGGAGGAGCCGGCTGGGGGATGCATCGCCACTGAGCAAGAGAGGCTTCCCCTACCTGCCCAGCCAAGACCACTCCTCAGGAGAGGacgaggagaaggaggaggaggaagaggacaagAAGAAGAGGACCTTCCCAGGTTCGGGGGGCGGTGGCAGAGCAGGAAGCGCCCGGTACAAATTCCTGCCCCCAGCTCAGCCCAAGGGGAGGCTGTACCCGGACAAAGCCAAGAGTGACCGGCGCACCAAGTTCACGCTGTCCCTCGACGTCCCCACGAATATCATGAACATCCTCTTCAACATCGCCAAGGCCAAGAACCTGCAGGCCAAGGCAGCCGCCAACGCGCTCCTGATGGCCCAGATTGGGCGTAAGAAGTAG